The Muricauda sp. SCSIO 65647 genome includes a region encoding these proteins:
- a CDS encoding DUF6452 family protein: MNKICIAFFILICLVGIASCEKDDICVDGDTPLLVIGFFDVDDTTEAKNVTALRIRAIGQEDDVDTFTNPSSQDSVGIPLRISETSTAYLIVSDSGTDDEGNETGNIDTLTFSYDVIEDFVSRACGFVANYDNLSFDLQPDTDNWIQNVVIVDTTIENSTAIHVKIFH, from the coding sequence ATGAACAAAATATGCATTGCATTTTTCATACTGATCTGCCTAGTGGGCATTGCTTCTTGTGAAAAAGATGATATCTGCGTTGATGGTGACACCCCGCTTCTGGTAATCGGTTTTTTTGATGTAGATGATACCACCGAAGCAAAAAATGTGACCGCTTTGCGGATTCGGGCCATTGGGCAAGAAGATGATGTAGATACATTTACAAATCCCTCAAGCCAAGATTCTGTGGGCATACCCCTTCGCATTTCTGAAACCAGTACGGCGTACCTGATCGTCAGTGATTCCGGTACTGATGATGAGGGCAATGAAACGGGCAATATAGACACGCTGACGTTCAGCTACGATGTAATCGAAGACTTTGTTTCAAGGGCCTGTGGATTTGTGGCCAATTATGACAATCTTTCTTTTGACCTACAACCCGATACCGATAACTGGATACAAAATGTGGTCATCGTCGATACCACCATTGAAAACTCAACAGCCATTCATGTCAAGATATTTCATTAG
- a CDS encoding helix-turn-helix domain-containing protein: MTTKKLKAGTFMGQVQKMRALSGFTLSRTDHGQHMKVPKHEHEHPYISLLLHGLYHEQSIISEHDIKTGSSLFRPKGFEHKNEIGSHNSFCFNIEIEKGFPDKKHYSKIADYMQFERNNLEIYKIYFGFQNDFSDELLTLMVEENLHLLFQHQYAENVSGRAHWVGKIKKEIRFHPEKMYRIDEISHSVHLHPNYFVRKFKEKTGFTLGEFLLRQRISRGIDLMLHSSKPLTEIAVESGFYDQSHFIRHFRRFFGTTPSHYRAIVKG, from the coding sequence ATGACAACGAAGAAGCTTAAGGCAGGGACATTTATGGGGCAGGTGCAAAAAATGAGGGCCTTATCTGGTTTTACCCTTTCAAGAACAGATCATGGCCAACACATGAAAGTTCCAAAGCATGAGCATGAACATCCCTATATCAGTTTATTGCTTCACGGACTGTATCATGAACAATCCATCATTTCAGAGCACGATATAAAAACAGGAAGCTCATTGTTCAGGCCCAAAGGGTTTGAACATAAAAACGAAATAGGATCTCATAACAGCTTTTGTTTCAATATTGAAATTGAAAAAGGATTTCCTGATAAGAAGCACTACTCGAAAATCGCTGATTATATGCAGTTTGAAAGAAACAATCTAGAGATCTATAAAATCTACTTCGGATTTCAAAATGACTTTTCAGATGAGCTTTTGACCCTTATGGTCGAGGAAAATCTACACCTTTTATTTCAACATCAATATGCTGAAAATGTATCAGGAAGAGCGCATTGGGTCGGGAAAATTAAAAAAGAGATTAGATTTCATCCTGAAAAAATGTATCGCATTGATGAAATTTCCCATTCAGTTCATCTGCATCCTAATTACTTCGTTAGAAAATTCAAAGAAAAAACAGGCTTTACATTAGGAGAATTTTTATTGAGACAGCGTATTTCTAGAGGAATAGACCTTATGCTACATTCCTCAAAACCCCTAACCGAAATAGCCGTTGAAAGCGGTTTTTACGACCAAAGCCATTTTATAAGACACTTCAGACGCTTTTTTGGCACTACCCCATCTCATTACAGAGCAATTGTAAAAGGTTAA
- a CDS encoding ZIP family metal transporter, with protein sequence MSAKIGYFYTLNPTDKTTLTLYILPILAVLISTLLAFLLKPGHQKTIKLLLAFSGSFLLALTFFELLPKIYGQSQSKNIAIFILIGILLQIFLEFFSKGAEHGHMHIKIKENGFPMLLFFSLSIHAMVEGFPIVENTSIIYGILVHKVPVALILVIFLVNAKLKTVQIILFMVLFSLMTPLGSYLALNANFLKEYGNELNALAVGIFLHVSTVILFESSQGHSFNLQKLLVIVLGILTAYFL encoded by the coding sequence ATGTCAGCAAAAATAGGCTATTTTTACACCTTGAACCCGACCGATAAAACGACTTTGACACTGTATATTTTACCCATTCTGGCCGTGCTGATCAGCACACTGCTCGCTTTTCTGCTCAAACCCGGTCACCAAAAAACAATAAAATTGTTATTGGCCTTTAGTGGTTCGTTCTTGCTTGCCCTGACTTTTTTTGAATTACTCCCTAAAATTTACGGTCAGTCACAGTCAAAAAACATTGCCATCTTCATTTTGATAGGTATTTTGTTGCAGATTTTCCTTGAATTTTTTTCAAAAGGTGCCGAGCATGGCCATATGCACATCAAAATCAAAGAAAATGGTTTTCCCATGCTCTTATTTTTCAGTCTTTCAATCCATGCCATGGTTGAGGGCTTTCCTATAGTCGAGAATACCTCGATCATATATGGAATCTTGGTGCACAAAGTGCCCGTAGCTTTGATTTTGGTTATTTTTTTGGTCAACGCAAAATTGAAAACAGTACAAATCATACTTTTTATGGTCTTGTTTTCATTGATGACCCCTTTGGGGAGCTACTTGGCGCTAAATGCGAATTTTTTAAAAGAATATGGCAATGAACTTAATGCTTTGGCCGTTGGAATTTTCTTGCATGTCTCGACGGTCATACTCTTTGAAAGCTCACAAGGGCATTCGTTCAATCTTCAAAAATTATTGGTCATTGTCTTGGGTATTTTGACAGCCTACTTCCTATAG
- a CDS encoding DUF6048 family protein — MSRYFISFLLFSSVWSGFSQSEPLDLQQKDTIEHRQEYGLRIGVDLSRPVLSFTDDGYTGLEFVGDYRFTDRIWLAGELGNEKRTDQEDLYNFTTSGSYLKLGIDYNTYLNWYGMNNSITFGGRYAVASFSQTLNEYQIFDSNRYFSPDDFVQGGTEPEEFSGRNATWLEMVIGMKAELFANIYIGMSIRLGHLVSQSDGDLERFPNLWIPGFNKITDGAKWGVGYNYSISYFIPLYKKAKKKREATANESQ; from the coding sequence ATGTCAAGATATTTCATTAGCTTTCTTCTTTTCTCTTCAGTGTGGTCGGGGTTTTCACAAAGCGAGCCTTTAGACCTGCAACAAAAAGATACCATTGAACACAGGCAAGAGTATGGCCTACGCATTGGTGTTGATTTGAGCCGGCCTGTACTGTCTTTTACCGACGATGGCTATACCGGGCTCGAATTTGTGGGCGATTACCGCTTTACCGATAGAATTTGGTTGGCCGGTGAACTGGGCAACGAAAAGCGAACCGACCAAGAAGACCTATACAATTTCACCACATCAGGAAGCTATCTCAAACTTGGCATTGATTACAATACATATTTGAATTGGTACGGAATGAACAACAGCATCACCTTTGGTGGGCGCTATGCCGTGGCCAGCTTCAGCCAAACCTTGAATGAATACCAGATATTTGACAGCAACCGCTATTTCAGTCCTGATGATTTTGTGCAGGGCGGTACTGAACCCGAAGAATTCTCGGGACGCAATGCCACTTGGTTGGAAATGGTAATCGGCATGAAAGCTGAACTGTTTGCCAATATCTATATAGGCATGAGCATACGTTTGGGACATCTGGTCAGCCAGAGTGATGGAGATCTTGAACGTTTCCCCAATCTTTGGATTCCTGGGTTCAACAAGATTACTGACGGGGCCAAATGGGGGGTTGGCTATAACTACTCTATTTCGTATTTCATACCCCTGTACAAAAAAGCGAAGAAAAAACGTGAAGCCACGGCCAACGAAAGCCAATAA
- a CDS encoding class I SAM-dependent RNA methyltransferase — MNSNFKMLAKTLYGFEPILAKELRNLGAGHVKEGVRNVTFEGDTGFLYKANLNLRTALRILRPLATFKVFNEKQLYRQVHQIDWPSIFDIDKTFAIDTTMHSEIFKNSMFVSLKAKDALVDRFRKEVRKRPNVNSHDPDLRINIHLQENNCTVSLDSSGHSLHQRGYRIATNIAPINEVLAAGLLLMSGWDGRTHFLDPMCGSGTFMIEAAMIACNIPANVNRESFAFQHWLDFDETLYHKIIAASLNRTREFHYKILGYDKAPSAVRKAQENIESANLSEYIAVERKDFFTTEKTVEGKLHMVFNPPYGERLNIEMEKFYKKLGDTLKQGYANTDAWLVTANLEALKHVGLRPSRKIKVFNGQLESRLVRYEMYEGSKKGKFKSS, encoded by the coding sequence ATGAACAGTAATTTTAAAATGCTCGCGAAGACCCTTTATGGCTTCGAGCCCATTTTGGCCAAAGAATTGCGAAACCTAGGTGCGGGCCATGTAAAAGAAGGAGTGCGAAATGTAACCTTTGAAGGCGACACGGGCTTTTTGTACAAGGCCAACCTTAACCTACGCACCGCACTGAGAATATTAAGGCCTTTGGCCACTTTCAAGGTGTTCAACGAAAAGCAATTGTATCGCCAAGTGCATCAAATCGATTGGCCTTCCATTTTTGATATCGATAAGACCTTTGCGATCGATACGACCATGCATTCCGAGATTTTCAAGAATTCCATGTTTGTGTCACTCAAGGCCAAAGATGCCCTGGTTGACCGTTTTCGGAAAGAAGTGCGAAAACGGCCCAATGTGAATTCGCATGACCCCGATCTTCGTATCAATATTCATTTACAGGAAAATAACTGTACGGTTTCATTAGACAGTTCGGGGCATTCGCTGCACCAAAGAGGCTATCGCATCGCGACCAATATTGCACCCATCAACGAAGTGTTGGCCGCCGGGCTACTATTGATGAGCGGTTGGGACGGCCGCACGCATTTCTTAGACCCCATGTGCGGCAGTGGAACGTTTATGATAGAGGCAGCCATGATAGCCTGTAACATACCCGCAAACGTCAATAGGGAAAGTTTTGCCTTTCAGCATTGGCTCGATTTCGATGAAACGCTGTATCACAAGATTATAGCGGCCAGTTTGAATAGAACCCGTGAGTTTCACTATAAAATTTTGGGCTATGACAAGGCACCCTCGGCCGTACGAAAGGCACAAGAAAATATAGAAAGCGCCAATCTTTCTGAATATATCGCTGTTGAGCGCAAAGATTTTTTTACCACTGAAAAGACGGTAGAGGGCAAATTGCACATGGTCTTCAATCCGCCCTACGGAGAACGTCTGAATATCGAAATGGAAAAATTCTACAAAAAACTGGGTGATACCCTCAAACAGGGGTATGCCAACACCGACGCTTGGCTGGTCACTGCCAATTTAGAGGCGCTAAAACATGTGGGACTTAGGCCTTCCCGAAAAATCAAGGTGTTCAACGGTCAACTAGAATCGCGTTTGGTGCGCTATGAAATGTATGAGGGGAGTAAAAAGGGAAAGTTTAAAAGTTCTTAG